A stretch of the uncultured Trichococcus sp. genome encodes the following:
- the pstC gene encoding phosphate ABC transporter permease subunit PstC, with product MSKSVKDLMNEKSSRQKSLRFTEKAMPLFFLVCAIVSILTTFGIVFTLAKETITFFSAVPILEFLTGKEWYPFFKNDPSFGILPLLSGTFLIAGVAMLVAVPLGLGSAIYLSEYATERTRKIVKPVLEVLAGVPTVVYGLFALTFVTPLLQTFIPNLPIFNALSPGIVVGIMIIPQITSLSEEAMGAVPNAMREGALALGATRLEVALKVILPGSLSGIISSIVLGISRAVGETMIVSTAAGSTPKFTLDVTESIQTMTSYIVQVSMGDATYGSTIYYSIYAVGMTLFLFTLLMNLLANYVSRRFREEY from the coding sequence ATGTCCAAATCTGTCAAAGACTTGATGAATGAAAAAAGTTCACGACAAAAATCTTTGCGCTTTACAGAAAAGGCAATGCCGCTTTTTTTTCTGGTCTGTGCGATCGTTTCGATACTGACGACATTCGGAATTGTGTTCACGCTGGCGAAAGAAACGATTACGTTTTTCAGTGCTGTCCCGATTCTGGAGTTCCTGACAGGCAAAGAGTGGTATCCTTTCTTCAAAAATGATCCCAGTTTTGGGATTTTGCCGCTATTGAGTGGAACATTCTTAATAGCCGGCGTTGCGATGCTCGTTGCCGTACCGCTCGGTCTGGGCTCCGCCATCTACTTGAGCGAATATGCAACCGAACGGACGAGGAAAATCGTTAAGCCTGTTCTGGAGGTTTTGGCCGGTGTTCCTACGGTAGTGTACGGGCTGTTCGCCTTGACGTTCGTTACGCCTTTGCTGCAGACATTTATCCCGAATTTGCCGATATTCAACGCGCTTAGCCCGGGTATTGTCGTGGGGATCATGATCATCCCGCAAATCACGTCCTTATCGGAAGAAGCGATGGGCGCGGTGCCGAACGCGATGCGTGAAGGGGCTTTGGCTTTAGGGGCTACCCGTTTGGAAGTGGCGCTGAAAGTCATTTTGCCAGGATCCTTGTCGGGGATCATCTCATCGATTGTGTTGGGAATCTCGCGTGCGGTGGGCGAAACGATGATCGTTTCAACAGCCGCAGGATCCACCCCTAAATTTACGCTTGATGTAACGGAATCCATCCAGACAATGACTTCCTACATCGTTCAGGTCAGCATGGGCGATGCCACATATGGTTCAACGATTTACTACAGCATCTACGCGGTAGGGATGACCTTGTTCCTCTTTACCCTATTGATGAACCTGTTGGCGAATTATGTGTCGCGTCGTTTTAGGGAGGAATATTGA
- a CDS encoding PstS family phosphate ABC transporter substrate-binding protein, whose translation MNFGKLSKFAMALTIGATLAACGNGDGTTAESGAETGSTTATGSGTVLVDGSSTVFPIMEGVAEEFSIANPDVKATIGVSGTGGGFEKFIAGETDISNASRPIKEEEIALLEEAGIEYTEFQLALDGLTVVVNGDNDWVDQLTIEELAMIWTEGTGVETWADVREGWPEEKIELFSPGTDSGTYDYFDEVILDGEQINKAASLSEDDNVLVQGVSGSANAIGYFGYAYFLENSDIVKAVPIVNGEGVAVTPNDVTVQDGSYEPLSRPLFIYVKNEALKNESVYEFTKYTLEMAAEMAAEVGYVALPAETYEEALTTLEGLK comes from the coding sequence ATGAACTTTGGCAAATTATCTAAATTCGCAATGGCTTTAACTATCGGCGCTACCTTGGCGGCTTGTGGCAACGGAGACGGCACAACTGCAGAGAGCGGTGCAGAAACGGGAAGCACGACTGCAACCGGAAGCGGCACAGTTTTAGTCGATGGATCTTCTACCGTATTCCCGATCATGGAGGGTGTAGCGGAAGAATTTTCAATCGCTAATCCGGACGTAAAAGCGACTATCGGTGTATCCGGTACGGGTGGCGGATTTGAGAAATTCATCGCAGGCGAAACAGACATCAGTAATGCTTCACGTCCGATCAAAGAAGAAGAAATCGCATTGTTGGAAGAAGCCGGCATTGAATATACAGAGTTCCAACTTGCCTTGGACGGTTTGACAGTAGTTGTGAACGGAGATAACGATTGGGTGGATCAGTTGACTATCGAAGAATTGGCAATGATCTGGACAGAAGGGACCGGCGTAGAAACATGGGCGGATGTCCGTGAAGGTTGGCCGGAAGAAAAAATTGAGTTGTTCAGCCCGGGTACCGACTCAGGAACGTACGATTACTTTGATGAAGTAATCTTGGACGGCGAACAAATCAACAAAGCAGCTTCCTTATCCGAAGATGACAATGTCTTGGTGCAAGGTGTTTCCGGATCCGCAAATGCTATCGGCTACTTCGGTTATGCATACTTCCTGGAAAACAGTGATATCGTAAAAGCTGTTCCGATCGTAAACGGTGAGGGCGTTGCAGTAACACCTAACGATGTGACCGTTCAAGATGGATCGTATGAGCCGCTTTCCCGCCCATTGTTCATCTACGTGAAGAACGAGGCATTGAAAAACGAGAGTGTCTATGAATTCACAAAATACACGTTGGAAATGGCAGCCGAAATGGCAGCTGAAGTCGGCTATGTAGCACTACCGGCTGAAACGTACGAAGAAGCTTTGACAACATTGGAAGGCTTGAAATAA